One genomic region from Streptomyces sp. NBC_01431 encodes:
- a CDS encoding DUF881 domain-containing protein, with translation MPQQPPVRSTPSPPPRPDASMSLLTNVMDHALDDGYAEATARRKAEGDTGVPRPLRAKLGLAAGLVLAALVVTVGAAQARITAPVVAKERQELINRVDSETKAADKLQSDVDGLRTEVGDRQRKALEKHGGDQGELVALLSGATEVNGPGVKLVVDDAKDTTQGDGSRPRESTTFADTGRVRDRDMQRVVNGLWQSGAEAIAINGQRLTSFSAIRAAGDAILVDNKPLVPPYTVLAVGDGKKLSSDFQDSADGQYLHVLQQNYGIRSSISVEADVRLPAAPSLTVRTAEPMATGAGKGAADTGKGTS, from the coding sequence ATGCCGCAGCAGCCCCCCGTTCGGAGCACCCCGTCTCCGCCTCCGCGTCCCGACGCGTCGATGTCGCTGCTGACCAACGTCATGGACCATGCCCTCGATGACGGGTACGCCGAGGCGACCGCCCGCCGCAAGGCCGAGGGCGATACGGGGGTGCCGCGCCCGTTGCGGGCCAAGCTCGGCCTCGCCGCGGGTCTGGTGCTCGCCGCCCTCGTGGTCACCGTGGGAGCCGCTCAGGCCCGCATCACCGCGCCCGTGGTCGCCAAGGAGCGCCAGGAGCTGATCAACCGGGTCGACTCCGAGACCAAGGCCGCGGACAAGCTGCAGAGCGATGTGGACGGCCTGCGGACCGAGGTCGGCGACCGGCAGCGCAAGGCGCTGGAAAAGCACGGCGGTGACCAGGGTGAGCTCGTGGCGCTGCTTTCCGGCGCCACCGAAGTGAACGGGCCGGGTGTGAAGCTGGTGGTCGACGACGCCAAGGACACCACTCAGGGCGACGGCAGCAGGCCGCGCGAGAGCACGACCTTCGCCGACACCGGCCGGGTGCGTGACCGGGACATGCAGCGGGTGGTCAACGGGCTGTGGCAGAGCGGGGCCGAGGCCATCGCCATCAACGGGCAGCGCCTGACCTCGTTCTCGGCGATCCGGGCCGCGGGCGACGCCATACTGGTCGACAACAAGCCACTGGTGCCGCCGTACACGGTGCTCGCGGTGGGGGACGGCAAGAAGTTGAGCAGCGACTTCCAGGACAGCGCGGACGGTCAGTATCTGCATGTGCTGCAGCAGAACTATGGCATCAGGAGCAGCATTTCGGTCGAGGCCGACGTGCGCCTCCCGGCGGCGCCGAGCCTCACCGTACGTACAGCAGAGCCAATGGCCACGGGCGCCGGCAAGGGCGCGGCCGACACAGGGAAAGGCACATCGTGA
- a CDS encoding small basic family protein, translated as MIAVLGLVVGVVVGLFVRPEVPAVVEPYLPIAVVAALDAVFGGLRAMLDGIFVDKVFVVSFLSNVVVAALIVFLGDKLGVGAQLSTGVVVVLGIRIFSNAAAIRRHVFRA; from the coding sequence GTGATCGCCGTACTTGGCCTCGTCGTGGGAGTCGTGGTCGGACTGTTCGTCCGGCCCGAAGTGCCTGCGGTGGTCGAGCCGTATCTGCCGATCGCCGTGGTCGCGGCACTCGACGCGGTCTTCGGCGGGCTCCGGGCGATGCTCGACGGCATCTTCGTCGACAAGGTCTTCGTGGTGTCCTTCCTGTCGAACGTGGTGGTCGCGGCGCTGATCGTGTTCCTCGGTGACAAATTGGGTGTCGGCGCGCAGCTGTCGACCGGCGTCGTCGTGGTGCTCGGCATCCGGATCTTCTCCAACGCGGCCGCCATCCGGCGGCACGTCTTCAGGGCCTGA
- a CDS encoding DUF881 domain-containing protein, which translates to MSDVENAHGNDDERPVDAPGEQPEAKPELTGRQRLVEGLWPPRASRAQLIVALLLFVLGLGLAIQVRSNSDNSALRGARQEDLVRILDELDSRTKRLDDEKQRLEGQRTELETSSNQAEEARKQTVEKERQLGILAGTVAAQGPGITLTISDPKGGVESDKVLDTVQELRAAGAEAMQINGVRVVANTYFSDETGGIGVDGKKIGAPYVFKVIGNPQDLEPALNIPGGVVQTLEKEQATATVARSEKIIVDALRAAKRPDYAQSSSH; encoded by the coding sequence ATGAGCGACGTAGAGAACGCGCACGGGAACGACGACGAGCGGCCCGTCGACGCGCCGGGTGAACAGCCCGAGGCGAAGCCCGAGTTGACCGGGCGGCAGCGGCTCGTCGAGGGGCTGTGGCCGCCGCGGGCCAGTCGTGCCCAGCTCATCGTGGCGCTGCTCTTGTTCGTACTCGGCCTCGGGCTCGCCATCCAGGTGCGCTCCAACAGCGACAACAGTGCGCTGCGGGGCGCCCGCCAGGAGGACCTGGTGCGCATCCTCGATGAACTCGACTCGCGTACCAAGCGTCTTGACGATGAGAAGCAGCGCCTGGAGGGCCAGCGCACCGAGCTGGAGACCAGCTCCAACCAGGCGGAGGAGGCGCGCAAGCAGACCGTGGAGAAGGAGCGGCAGCTGGGCATCCTGGCCGGTACGGTCGCTGCGCAGGGCCCGGGGATCACGTTGACGATCAGCGATCCCAAGGGCGGTGTCGAGTCCGACAAGGTGCTTGACACGGTGCAGGAACTGCGTGCCGCGGGCGCCGAGGCGATGCAGATCAACGGGGTGCGGGTGGTGGCCAATACGTACTTCTCGGATGAGACGGGCGGCATCGGCGTCGACGGCAAGAAGATCGGCGCGCCCTACGTCTTCAAGGTGATCGGGAATCCGCAGGACCTTGAGCCGGCGCTCAACATCCCCGGTGGAGTGGTGCAGACTCTGGAGAAGGAGCAGGCCACGGCCACGGTGGCCCGTTCGGAGAAGATCATCGTGGACGCCTTGCGAGCCGCGAAGCGGCCTGACTACGCTCAGTCGTCATCGCACTGA
- a CDS encoding FHA domain-containing protein produces MFGGYGRCEDVRVGRCVDSGFVLPHGRVYFGQGESPVKLFAKLFGKSARQDGGSAARHRAQRPGGAEEQGGERPLFRDEVAGSGGDIPGASSVDPARAGRIGFGEPSTSSTGGGFDSDPYATSAHAVPPRQEDPSMSGMPVCTRCGHTNAAASRFCSNCGAPLRPGVVPERASETTSTISISGLEAYDAEVTGQTQLPSLSPEAQAAVDALPQGSALLVVRRGPNSGSRFLLDGELTTAGRHPQSDIFLDDVTVSRRHVEFRRGPDGRFTVSDVGSLNGTYVNRERIDSVELANGDEVQIGKYRLVFYASQRAL; encoded by the coding sequence CTGTTTGGCGGATACGGACGTTGTGAGGATGTCCGGGTCGGCAGGTGTGTTGATTCTGGGTTCGTCCTGCCCCACGGGCGGGTCTATTTCGGTCAAGGGGAATCGCCCGTGAAGTTGTTTGCGAAGTTGTTCGGCAAGAGCGCACGCCAGGATGGCGGCAGTGCCGCCAGGCACCGTGCTCAGCGCCCCGGTGGGGCGGAGGAGCAGGGTGGTGAGCGCCCGCTGTTCCGCGACGAGGTGGCCGGTTCCGGTGGTGACATTCCGGGCGCGTCGTCGGTTGACCCTGCCCGTGCCGGGCGCATAGGTTTCGGGGAACCGTCAACCTCAAGTACGGGTGGAGGGTTTGACTCCGATCCGTATGCCACCAGTGCGCACGCGGTGCCGCCGCGGCAGGAGGATCCGTCGATGTCGGGCATGCCTGTTTGTACGAGGTGCGGGCACACCAATGCCGCCGCCAGCCGATTCTGTTCCAACTGTGGCGCCCCGCTGCGTCCCGGTGTCGTTCCGGAGCGCGCTTCCGAGACGACCTCGACCATCTCGATCTCCGGCCTGGAGGCGTACGACGCCGAGGTGACCGGCCAGACGCAGCTGCCCTCGCTCTCTCCGGAGGCGCAGGCGGCCGTGGACGCACTCCCGCAGGGCTCGGCGCTCCTGGTGGTGCGCCGCGGGCCGAACTCGGGAAGCCGCTTCCTCCTGGACGGTGAGCTGACCACGGCGGGCCGGCACCCGCAGAGCGACATCTTCCTGGACGACGTGACCGTGTCGCGCCGCCACGTTGAGTTCCGGCGCGGTCCCGACGGGCGTTTCACCGTCTCCGACGTCGGCAGCCTCAACGGCACGTACGTGAACCGCGAAAGGATCGACTCCGTCGAGCTGGCCAACGGCGACGAGGTCCAGATCGGGAAGTACCGGCTGGTCTTCTACGCGAGCCAGCGCGCCCTCTAA
- the ftsR gene encoding transcriptional regulator FtsR, whose translation MQQTPTGGAGSGTATAGDRLMSIGGVLNQLREEFPEVTISKIRFLESEGLVEPRRTPSGYRKFTAEDVERLAQVLRMQRDHYLPLRVIREHLDALGRGEQLPVPAPGGSRELLDGWGEPDADRPTAARVGRAELMAAAEVTEAELTEWEAYGLVTPGPEGGFDAESVNVARLVADLGRFGLEPRHLRAMKAAADREAGLIEQVVTPLRLHRNPQTRAHAEATTKELAALSVRLHAALVQTALGVRLH comes from the coding sequence ATGCAGCAGACACCGACGGGCGGTGCCGGATCCGGCACCGCCACCGCGGGCGACCGGTTGATGAGTATCGGCGGGGTACTCAACCAGCTGCGCGAAGAATTTCCCGAAGTGACCATCTCGAAGATCCGCTTCCTTGAGTCCGAGGGGCTCGTAGAGCCTCGGCGTACGCCGTCGGGGTACCGGAAGTTCACCGCTGAGGACGTCGAGCGCCTCGCTCAGGTGCTGCGGATGCAGCGGGACCACTATCTGCCGCTCAGGGTCATCCGCGAGCACCTGGACGCCCTGGGGCGCGGTGAACAGCTTCCCGTGCCCGCTCCGGGGGGCTCCAGGGAGCTCCTCGACGGTTGGGGCGAGCCGGATGCGGACCGGCCGACTGCCGCCCGGGTCGGCCGCGCGGAGCTGATGGCGGCCGCCGAGGTGACCGAGGCCGAGCTGACCGAATGGGAGGCGTACGGCCTGGTCACGCCCGGCCCCGAGGGCGGTTTCGACGCCGAGTCGGTGAATGTGGCGCGCCTTGTGGCGGATCTGGGGCGATTTGGCCTGGAACCGCGTCATCTGCGGGCGATGAAAGCCGCCGCGGACCGCGAGGCCGGGCTGATCGAGCAGGTGGTGACGCCGCTGCGGTTGCACCGCAATCCGCAGACCAGGGCCCATGCGGAGGCCACCACCAAGGAGCTCGCGGCGCTCTCCGTACGGCTCCACGCGGCACTGGTACAGACCGCCCTGGGTGTCCGGCTTCACTGA
- a CDS encoding bifunctional nuclease family protein, with amino-acid sequence MNELDVVGVRVEMPSNQPIVLLREVGGDRYLPIWIGPGEATAIAFAQQGMAPARPLTHDLFKDVLEAVGQELTEVRITDLREGVFYAELVFASGVEVSARPSDAIALALRTGTPIYGSDGVLDDAGIAIPDEQEDEVEKFREFLDQISPEDFGTNSQ; translated from the coding sequence GTGAACGAGCTCGACGTCGTGGGTGTCCGGGTGGAAATGCCCTCCAACCAACCGATCGTGCTCCTGCGTGAAGTGGGAGGCGATCGGTACCTCCCCATCTGGATCGGTCCAGGGGAGGCGACCGCGATTGCCTTCGCCCAGCAGGGGATGGCACCGGCGCGGCCGCTGACGCACGACCTTTTCAAGGACGTGCTGGAGGCCGTCGGCCAGGAGCTGACCGAAGTCCGCATCACGGACCTGCGCGAAGGCGTCTTCTACGCGGAGTTGGTCTTTGCCAGTGGCGTGGAGGTGAGCGCCCGGCCCTCCGATGCCATAGCGCTCGCGCTGCGCACCGGAACGCCGATCTACGGCAGTGACGGGGTCCTCGACGACGCGGGAATCGCCATCCCGGACGAGCAGGAGGACGAGGTGGAGAAGTTCCGCGAGTTCCTCGACCAGATCTCCCCCGAGGACTTCGGCACCAACAGCCAGTGA